The sequence below is a genomic window from Deinococcus ruber.
AACACCTCGCTCAGTGGCCGCAACCAGCACCCGGCCGCCAGGCACGTCGGCGAAGGTACTGTGGATGACCAGACCGGCGCCGCCCGAACGGTACTCCAGCGGTGTCGTCCCTATTGATACCTGCATATGTTCGGGACACCTTGCTCTGTGGACATGCCGCCCGTAAGGCTGACCAATACGCCGTCGGACTGGCTCACCCGATGGGCTCTCCGCCAGCAGCGCGTGACCGATGTATGTAGGTATCACGAATCTGTCTCCAACTTATGCAGGTACCAATAGCCGGTCCGTGACCGGGGCATACACTGTGCGTGGCGTGTTGTGCCCCGCATCGTACAGGGCGCGCCTGGGTGACGCTTGGGGAGGTTGTCGTCGCCAATGTAAAAATGGTTCTGGTGCATTCTCGGTGATCGGATCAGGTTGACCCCGCCAGTAGCGGATACTGAACAATGGCCCTTGACCCAGAGCAGGTATTCGGTATTTGCGGACTGAAGCTGGATACAGCGGTCTTCGATGACGCGCGTCAGTGCTGGGTCATCGAGCTTCGCAGCATGGCCGCTGAACCGCCCTGTCCAACCTGTGGGCAGCTGGCGTCCCGTCGACACAGCGCGTATTGGCGCACCCTGGCGGACGTCCCGTGTGCTGGTCACCAGACGCTCTGGCGTCTGGTGGTGCGACGCCAGTTCTGTCAGAACGCAACGTGCTCACAGCGCATTTTCGCTGAACGCTTCCCGCTGTTGGCACTGCCGTTCGCACGCACCACCACCCGGCTGATCGATGTGTTCCGTTCGCTGGCCGTCAGCGCAGGTGGACGGGGTGGCGCACGCCTCGCTTTATGCCTGGCAATGCCAGTTGATCGCAAGAAACTCCTCCGGATCGTCCGGCAAACGCCCCCTCCGGCCGCGACGTCCGTTCGGGTGCTGGGGATTGATGACTGGGCCTTCCGAAAGGGGCTGACGTACGGCACGATCCTGGTCGACTTGGAGGCGCACCAGATCGTGGATCTGTTGCCAGATCGCCGTGCCGAGTCCGTCGCCGAATGGCTGCGGGAGCATCCCGGCGTGCAGATCATCACCAGAGACCGCGCCAGTGTGTACGCCGATGGGGCACGGCAAGGTGCGCCCAATGCGGTTCAGGTCGCGGATCGGTGGCATCTGCTGAAAAATCTGAAGGATGCAGTGCAAGCAACCCTGCTTCCCTGGCAAACCGAGGTGCGGCAGTCCCTGGGCGGCGCGGGCGCGCCGCCCGCCGACACCGAAACTGGGACTCCGCGGCCTCCCTTCGCCGCTGCACCTGAGCACCTTGCGCCGTGTTTGCCCATTCCAGAACACACCCAGCTTCAGTTCGACCGGATCCAGGCGCTCCGGCGAGCAGGCTCGACCCTCCAGACGATTGCCACGGACGTGGGCAGGTCGCGCAACACGGTCAGGAAATATGTGGCGCTGGACACCTGCCCAGCGCCGCAACGCCGCGCGCGGCCCAGCCAACTGGAGCCGTTCAAGCCCTATCTGATGGAGCGTTTCGAGCGCGGATGTGACAACGCCAGGGTGCTCTGGGAGGAAGTGCGCCTGCAGGGCTACGCCGGCGGTGCCACGATGGTGAGATCATTCCTGGCTCCTTTCCGGGGCCAGGGGACGCCACAGGCGCACTGCCCACCCTCGCGAGCACGTCCACCGTCCATTCGGACGTTGTCGTGTCTGCTGATTCAGGGTCCTGAGCTCAGAAATGTGGAAGAGCAGTGCTGGGTCGAGCAACTGACCGCCATGCGGTCAGAGGCGGGAACGATGGTTCTGCTGACACAGCAGTTCGCAGCCATCGTTCGTCGGGGAGAGCCTCAGGGGCTGGGAACGTGGTTACAGGCAGCCACCGAGAGTGGCATCGCCGCCTTGATGAGCTTTGCGAAAGGCGTCTGGAACGATCTTGCAGCGGTTCGAGAGGGGATCGTTCAGGCGTGGTCGAACGGGCCGGTTGAGGGCCACATCAACAAGCTGAAAACGGTCAAGCGCCAGATGTATGGGCGCGCAAAGCTGGATCTACTCCGGGCGCGGCTACTGGCAGGGTCAACCTGATCCCGATCACCGAGAATGCACCAGAACCAAATTTAAGTTGGCGTTGACAGAGGTGCGCAG
It includes:
- a CDS encoding ISL3 family transposase, with product MALDPEQVFGICGLKLDTAVFDDARQCWVIELRSMAAEPPCPTCGQLASRRHSAYWRTLADVPCAGHQTLWRLVVRRQFCQNATCSQRIFAERFPLLALPFARTTTRLIDVFRSLAVSAGGRGGARLALCLAMPVDRKKLLRIVRQTPPPAATSVRVLGIDDWAFRKGLTYGTILVDLEAHQIVDLLPDRRAESVAEWLREHPGVQIITRDRASVYADGARQGAPNAVQVADRWHLLKNLKDAVQATLLPWQTEVRQSLGGAGAPPADTETGTPRPPFAAAPEHLAPCLPIPEHTQLQFDRIQALRRAGSTLQTIATDVGRSRNTVRKYVALDTCPAPQRRARPSQLEPFKPYLMERFERGCDNARVLWEEVRLQGYAGGATMVRSFLAPFRGQGTPQAHCPPSRARPPSIRTLSCLLIQGPELRNVEEQCWVEQLTAMRSEAGTMVLLTQQFAAIVRRGEPQGLGTWLQAATESGIAALMSFAKGVWNDLAAVREGIVQAWSNGPVEGHINKLKTVKRQMYGRAKLDLLRARLLAGST